The DNA region TATTTTCCTGCGCACGATTGGCATTAGCATCGGCGTGACCGTCACGACCCTACTGCTGGGCTTCCCGGTAGCCTATCTCCTGGCGACACTGCCGTCCAGGTCCAGCAATCTGCTGATGATCTTGGTCGTGCTGCCGTTCTGGACCTCGCTGCTGGTGCGCACCACGGCTTGGGTCGTGCTCCTGCAGCAGCACGGCGTTGTCAACGACGTGCTAATGGCGCTGCACATTATATCGGAGCCGGCTCAGCTCATCTTCAACCGAGTCGGCACAGTGGTAGCAATGACCCATATCCAGTTGCCCTTCACATTGCTGCCGATCTACAGCGTGATGAAGACGATCTCCCCGAGCCATGTCCGCGCCGCCCGCTCGCTCGGCGCTGGCCCATTCTACGCCTTCTGGAAGGTCTACTTTCCCCAGACCCTGCCGGGAATCGCCGCCGGCTGCCTACTAACCTTCATCCTGTGCCTGGGCTACTACATCACCCCCGCGCTCGTCGGCGGGCCGAACGACCAGATGGTCAGCTATTTCGTCGCCCACTATACGAACGAGGAGCTCAACTGGGGCATGGCCTCGGCACTTGGCGCCATCCTGTTTACCGCAACCCTGCTGCTTTACTATGTCTTCAACAAGCTGGTCGGCGTCGACCGGATCAAGATGGGGTGAGAACAATGACCACCTCCGCATATGCCTCTCCGATGGAGAAGGGCTGGTTTTTAATGCACCGGCTCATCTGCGGGGCAGTGCTTCTGTTTCTGATCGCGCCGATCCTTGTGATCATCCCACTGTCGTTCAATTCCGTGCCTTTTTTCACCTATCCGATGCCAGGGCTGTCGTTGCGTTGGTATGAGGAGTTCTTCTTGACCAGCCGGTGGCAGGGCGCGCTGCACAATTCGCTCTTCGTCGCCGTATCGGTCACATTGCTGTCGACCGCGCTGGGCACGCTTGCCGCACTCGGGCTCAGTCGCCCGAACTTCCCCTGGCGCACGGCGGTGATGAGTCTGTTGATTTCGCCCATGATTGTCCCGCTCATAATCACCGCGGTGGCCCTGTATTTCTTTTATGCCGATGCCGGGCTGCTCAACACCTATACGGGACTTATCCTGGCACACACGACGCTGGCCACGCCCTTTGTCGTCATCACTGTGACCGCAACCCTAACGGGTTTCGACCACTCGCTGACCCGTGCAGCCGCCGGACTCGGCGGGCCGCCGATCACCGTCTTCTTCAAGATCATCTTGCCGCTCATTCTGCCGGGCATGATCTCCGGCGCGCTCTTCGCCTTCGGCACGTCCTTCGATGAAGTGGTGCTCGCCCTCTTCGTCGCCGGCGTCCAGCAACGGACCTTGCCCAGGGTTATGTTTTCCGGCATTCGTGAGGAGATCAGTCCGACCATTCTTGCCGCCGCCACCGTGCTGATCCTGTTCTCCATTACCATGTTGACTACGGTCGAGCTGCTGCGGCGCCGCTCGGAGCGCCTGCGTGGCATCCGTAACACCTGATGCTTCCCGTCGCATGCAGAGTGCCTTATGCTATCAGACTGTTCAAAATGGTAGCCCGGACAGTTCATGTAGCCTGTGTCGGTATGAAGCGGTCCGGGCGCGGAAATTACAATTAGTGTCCTGAACCAGAAGCTCGCAGCATCGCGTCGTGTTTTGCTGCGCCTGATCTTCTTGTCGGTGAGGAGCGCGAGGAAGCGCTCGACCTGATTGAGCCATGACGAGCTGGTCGGGGTCAGGTGCACGTGCCAACGCGGGGCTTTTAGCCAGCCATCTGCGGATCCGTGGGGTCTTGTGATGACGTAATAGTCCATGACGAGATGGACGTCGAGGTCGGGCGGCACGGCGGGCTCGATCTCATCGAGGAACTTGCGGATTTCGGCGGCGCGGCGGCGTCCATAGCGCTTGCCGATGACCCGTCCGGTCGCAATGTCGAGGGCCGCAAACAGCGATACGCTGGGATCGGCGGTCCGCCCTTTCGTGCAAAGATTGCGAGGGTTGCTCGGAGGACCGTGCCGAGCCTCATGCACGGAGGACGGACCATGCGGAAGTATAGCGAAGTATTCGTCGGATTTGATGCATCTAAGAAGAGGCATGCGCTGGCGGTAGCGGAGGGCAGCCGAGAAGGAGAGGTTCGGTACCTCGGCGAGATCGATATTTCGCCGGCGACTGGCGAGAAGGTAATCGGCAAACTCGCGGCATGCTTTATGAAGCTCCACGTCTGCTACGAAGCCGGCCCCACGGGATATGGGCTGCACCGCCAGATCAAAGGCCTCGGACACGATTGTGCGGTCGTTGCGCCATCGCTTACGCCAAAGAAGCCTGGCGACCGCGTTAAGACTAATCGACGTGATGCCGTCACGTTGGCGCGGTTGCATCGAGCGGGCGAACTGACCTCGGTATAGGTGCCAGATGCGGTCCATGAAGCTGTTCGTGACCTGAAGCGAGCGCGCGAGTCAGCGGCGGACGATCTGCGCAAAAAGCGGCAGCAATTGGTGGCTTTCCTGCTCCGTCATGGTCGGATCTTTACTGAACTTAAACATTGGACACGCGTTCATTCGCCTTGGCTTGCGCAGCAAAGCTTCGAGCATCCGGCGAAGCAAATCGTCTTTCAAGATGCTATCAACGCGATCGAGGACGCGTC from Bradyrhizobium sp. B124 includes:
- a CDS encoding ABC transporter permease — encoded protein: MTTSAYASPMEKGWFLMHRLICGAVLLFLIAPILVIIPLSFNSVPFFTYPMPGLSLRWYEEFFLTSRWQGALHNSLFVAVSVTLLSTALGTLAALGLSRPNFPWRTAVMSLLISPMIVPLIITAVALYFFYADAGLLNTYTGLILAHTTLATPFVVITVTATLTGFDHSLTRAAAGLGGPPITVFFKIILPLILPGMISGALFAFGTSFDEVVLALFVAGVQQRTLPRVMFSGIREEISPTILAAATVLILFSITMLTTVELLRRRSERLRGIRNT
- a CDS encoding ABC transporter permease; the encoded protein is MAMMTVQIAGSPDGMPLRIRLQRIERRRKLRAFTLVLPLLLFVLIAFVLPIGRMLFNAVRDDTFLMLMPRTTAALSSWDGKDLPDESAYAALAEDLKQAWAQKTTSAIGKRMNYELPGVGSQVTSSARKASTLSEGPYKGALIEINPLWGHHDVWSLLKRESSAYTTYYLLRSVDYQYGPDYQIVRSPPENAIFQDIFLRTIGISIGVTVTTLLLGFPVAYLLATLPSRSSNLLMILVVLPFWTSLLVRTTAWVVLLQQHGVVNDVLMALHIISEPAQLIFNRVGTVVAMTHIQLPFTLLPIYSVMKTISPSHVRAARSLGAGPFYAFWKVYFPQTLPGIAAGCLLTFILCLGYYITPALVGGPNDQMVSYFVAHYTNEELNWGMASALGAILFTATLLLYYVFNKLVGVDRIKMG